A region of Jaculus jaculus isolate mJacJac1 chromosome 16, mJacJac1.mat.Y.cur, whole genome shotgun sequence DNA encodes the following proteins:
- the LOC101611408 gene encoding vomeronasal type-1 receptor 90-like, translating into MLDLLFPNLSESLNVQRDFKCKASFYTHRVMRGLSICFTCLLSVLQAITISPRTSVVGRIQQKCRNYITKVFLFFWSLNLTFNSNIIFYTVAYSGTNQTSVLSVSKYCSISPAQAGIRELFFTLTLSRDIFFVGLMLLSSAYMVFVLSRHQRQSRHLYGISLSPRASPEQRATQTILLLVSVFVPMYWINLIISSFSTLLWTYNPVLLNVQNIVLNAYAAVCPLIQTACHKRLKDNVKTLLCKYHPCFRR; encoded by the coding sequence ATGTTGGACTTGCTATTTCCAAACCTGTCTGAGTCACTGAATGTACAGAGAGACTTCAAGTGCAAGGCATCGTTTTATACTCACAGGGTGATGAGGGGCCTCTCCATTTGCTTCACGTGCCTCCTGAGCGTGCTCCAGGCCATCACCATAAGCCCCAGGACCTCCGTGGTAGGGAGAATTCAACAGAAATGTAGAAATTACATTACcaaagttttcttgtttttctggtCCCTCAATCTGACATTCAATAGTAACATCATCTTCTATACTGTTGCTTATTCTGGTACGAATCAGACCAGCGTACTCAGTGTCAGTAAATATTGTTCGATTTCTCCCGCACAAGCTGGCATTAGGGAACTGTTTTTCACACTGACATTGTCCAGGGACATCTTCTTTGTAGGTCTCATGCTGCTCTCTAGTGCATACATGGTGTTTGTCTTGTCCAGGCACCAGAGGCAATCCCGGCACCTATATGGCATCAGTCTCTCCCCCAGAGCCTCCCCAGAGCAAAGGGCCACACAGACCATCCTGCTGCTGGTGAGCGTCTTTGTGCCCATGTACTGGATAAACCTCATCATCTCGTCCTTCTCAACCTTGCTGTGGACGTATAACCCGGTCCTGTTGAATGTGCAGAACATTGTCCTCAATGCCTATGCTGCTGTGTGCCCTTTAATACAAACTGCATGCCATAAAAGACTAAAAGATAACGTGAAAACGCTACTCTGTAAGTACCACCCATGCTTTCGAAGATAa
- the LOC101604087 gene encoding olfactory receptor 2T1 has product MERYNMSSTDFTFIGLFNNEETSNLIFAIISLIFLTAVVANGLMIFLIRTDAHLQTPMYFLLSHLSFIDMTYISTIVPKMLVDHLLGQRTISFVGCTAQHFLYLTFVGAEFFLLGLMAYDRYVAICNPLRYPALMSRRICWIIIAGSWFGGSLDGFLLTPITMSFPFCSSREINHFFCEAPAVLRLACADTALYETVMYACCVLMLLVPSSVVAASYARILAAVCRMGSAGGRRKAFATCSSHMTVVTLFYGAAIYTYMVPHSHHTPAQDKVFSAFYTILTPMLNPLIYSLRNKDVAGALKRSLGRLKSSRRVSGRDF; this is encoded by the coding sequence ATGGAAAGATATAATATGTCCTCTACAGACTTCACCTTCATTGGGCTGTTCAACAATGAAGAGACTTCGAACCTTATATTTGCCATCATCTCACTCATCTTCCTCACAGCCGTGGTGGCCAATGGGCTCATGATCTTCCTGATCCGCACAGATGCTCATCTCCAAACCCCCATGTACTTCCTCCTCAGCCACCTGTCCTTCATTGACATGACGTACATTTCCACCATCGTCCCCAAGATGCTGGTGGACCATCTGCTCGGGCAAAGGACTATTTCTTTTGTGGGGTGCACAGCTCAACATTTTCTCTACCTCACCTTTGTGGGCGCCGAGTTCTTCCTCCTGGGTCTCATGGCCTACGATCGCTACGTGGCCATTTGCAACCCACTGAGGTACCCTGCGCTCATGAGCCGCCGGATCTGTTGGATCATCATAGCAGGCTCCTGGTTTGGGGGATCTCTGGATGGATTTCTTCTCACaccgatcaccatgagtttcccCTTCTGCAGCTCGAGGGAGATCAACCACTTCTTCTGCGAGGCGCCTGCggtgctcaggctggcctgcgcCGACACAGCCCTCTACGAGACGGTGATGTACGCGTGCTGCGTGCTGATGCTGCTGGTACCCAGCTCCGTGGTGGCTGCCTCCTACGCGCGCATCCTGGCCGCCGTCTGCCGCATGGGCTCGGCGGGGGGCCGGAGGAAGGCCTTCGCCACCTGCTCGTCTCACATGACCGTGGTCACCTTGTTCTACGGGGCTGCCATATACACCTACATGGTGCCCCACTCTCACCACACGCCCGCCCAGGACAAAGTGTTTTCTGCGTTCTACACCATCCTCACCCCCATGCTGAACCCCCTCATCTACAGTTTGAGGAACAAGGATGTGGCTGGGGCACTGAAAAGGTCCCTGGGAAGACTCAAGAGCTCTCGGCGAGTGTCGGGAAGAGACTTTTGA